From the genome of Triticum aestivum cultivar Chinese Spring chromosome 1A, IWGSC CS RefSeq v2.1, whole genome shotgun sequence:
CGTCCTTGGTTGTTAGAGTCGGCGGCGAGGTGCCGGCGGTGCTGCGGAGCGACAGCATGCGGGAGCGAGACCGGCGGTTTGACCAATTCAAGACGTTCTCTGGCCGCCTTGAACGACAGCTCTCCAGCCTCCGTGGGGTGCCACAGAACACCGACGTGGAAAAAGGTGCGGCATCAAAGATCTCAGAGGAGGACACCGACGAGGACGATGAAGTGCCCACCGCCGACCGCTACTTCGCCGCGCTCGAAGGACCCGAGCTCGAGACACTTCGGGTACGTACCACGTCACCGCGTAGCATTCCAGCAAAAAGTTTACCACTCCTTAATAAAACTTCTTTGTGTCTAATAACCTTGTGAACTTGCAGTCGACAGAGGTGGCCGTGTTGCCTAAGGACGAGACATGGCCGTTCCTGCTCCGATTCCCCATCAGCGCCTTTGGGATGTGCCTTGGCGTGAGCAGCCAGGCCATGCTCTGGAAGACCCTTGAGTCGGAGCCCTCCACCAAGTTTCTTCACGTGCACCCTGCTACCAACCACGTCCTCTGGTGGATCTCCGTCGCCCTCATGGTCGTCGTCTCCATCACCTACCTTCTAAAAGTCGTTTTCTACTTCGAGGCCGTCCGCCGCGAGTTCCACCACCCCGTGCGCGTCAACTTCTTCTTTGCGCCATGGATTGCCTGCCTTTTTCTTGTCAAGGGTGTGCCGCATCCGGTCTGGGAGATCCACCACGCCGTCTGGTACTTGCTCATGGCGCCCATCCTGTGCCTCGACCTCAAGATCTATGGCCAATGGATGTCTAGTGGTGAGCGGCGCCTCTCTAAGGTAGCCAACCCATCCAATCACCTCGCGATCGTCGGCAACTTTGTCGGCGCGCTTCTCGGTGCTAGGATGGGCCTGCGGGAGCTGCccatcttcttctttgccgtcGGGTTGGCCCACTATGTCGTGCTATTCGTCACTCTCTATCAGCGGCTCCCCACGAACGCGCAACTCCCCAAGGAGCTCCACCCAGTGTTCTTCCTTTTCGTCGCCGCACCTAGCGTTGCTTCCATGGCATGGACGAGGATCTGTGGAGAGTTCAACGATGGTTCCAAGCTCCTTTACTTCGTCTCGCTATTCCTCTACGTGTCTCTGGTGGTGCGCATCAACATCTTTAGGGGCTTCAAGTTCTCACTGGCATGGTGGGCGTACACATTCCCGATGACGAGTGTGGCCTTGGCGACGGTGTTATATGCATCTGAGGTAGACAACATGC
Proteins encoded in this window:
- the LOC123182656 gene encoding S-type anion channel SLAH2-like — translated: MATTEVSIQMAGVLDGQPGCAPSPEPLLLRVPSQAAGVSSMEAADAVVSGGRTTKKAAAAAYAETPSSVSFSVPGSPSGLHLAQIGMPPSVRDNVGAPAVPLSESKVERVHHPAVPPSVSMVERVHHPAVPQLLKQARHHSQPSLVVRVGGEVPAVLRSDSMRERDRRFDQFKTFSGRLERQLSSLRGVPQNTDVEKGAASKISEEDTDEDDEVPTADRYFAALEGPELETLRSTEVAVLPKDETWPFLLRFPISAFGMCLGVSSQAMLWKTLESEPSTKFLHVHPATNHVLWWISVALMVVVSITYLLKVVFYFEAVRREFHHPVRVNFFFAPWIACLFLVKGVPHPVWEIHHAVWYLLMAPILCLDLKIYGQWMSSGERRLSKVANPSNHLAIVGNFVGALLGARMGLRELPIFFFAVGLAHYVVLFVTLYQRLPTNAQLPKELHPVFFLFVAAPSVASMAWTRICGEFNDGSKLLYFVSLFLYVSLVVRINIFRGFKFSLAWWAYTFPMTSVALATVLYASEVDNMLTRALAVGLSGIAVVTVTGVLATTMYHAFVRKDLFPNDVSIAITRRRPKFSKILAHLRSSSSDVKELILSIPNFSSNSKQGACCDDAGSSYKTSGSVGESPVAHEHGRAKC